The following is a genomic window from Deinococcus sedimenti.
GTCCACCCGTCCGCTGCCTTCGCCGCGCCGCCCAGCGCAAGGAGGGCGGCCGTGTGCGTGATCCCGGCGCAGCGGGCGGCGCCGTACTCCAGCGCGCGGCGGTGCTCGGCCTCGCTGAAGTCCGCCAGGGCGTCGGCGATCAGGAACGGCTGCACGTCCTGCATGAACGCGTCGGCGGCGCTGAGCAGGCAGCCGATGTTCGCGTACACGCCGCAGATCAGCAGCTGGTCGCGGCCCCACCCGCGCAGGTGCTCACGCAGCGGCGTGCGCTGGAACGCGCTGTAGCGCCACTTCGTGAGGACCGTGTCGCCCGGCTGCGGCGCCACGAGCGGGTGGATGCGCGTGACCGCCGGGTCGTCCGGCAGGCCCGGCCCCCAGAAGTCGGTCAGCAGCGCCCGGTCGGCGGGGTCCTGCGCGCCGGGCTGCGCGGTGTACACGACCGGGATGCCCAGCGTGCGGGCGTGCGCGGTGAGGTCCGCCACGGCGCGCAGCAGGTCCGGGATGGGCGGCTGCGCCGGGTCGTAGAAGTCCAGGAAGTACGCCTGGAGATCGTGGACGAGCAGCGCGGCGCGCGCCGGGTCGGGCGCCCAGGGCACGCGCTGCGCGGGGAGGGTGTCGGGGGTGGGCATGGGGTAGCTGGGCAGGCGGGGAATCATGCGGGGCTCCTGTCGGTGAGGTCCTGGTCCTGGGCAGGGCTCAGGGCCGGAGTGGGGGCGTAGCGGGCGCGCAGGGCGGGCTTGTCGACCTTCCCGAAGGGCGTGCGCGGCAGGGTGGGCAGCACTTCGACCCGGTCGGGCAGCTTGAACGCGGCGAAACCCTGCTCGAGCAGGTAACGGCGCAGTTCCAGCGTCAGGGCGCAGGCGTCGGGCAGGGCCTGGCTGGCGTGCTCGTCGGGGTCCACCCGCGGCTGCACGACCGCGCAGGTCCGCTCACCCAGCCACGGGTCCGGCAGGCCGATCAATGCCGCCTGGAACACGCGCGGGTGGCCCAGCAGGGCGTGTTCGATCTCCTCGGCGGCGATCTTCTCCCCACCGCGGTTGATCTGGTCCTTGTGGCGGCCCTGCACGATCAGGTGCCCGTCGGGGCGGCGCGTGACGATGTCCCCCGTGCGGTAGTACCCGTCCGGCGTGAACGCGCGGGCGTTGTGCTCGGGCGCGCGGAAGTACCCGCGGATGGTGTACGGGCCGCGCGTGAGCAGGTGGCCGGGCGTGCCGTCCGGGACGGGGCGGTCCTCGTCGTCCACGATCAGGATCTCGTCGTGCGGGCTGATCGGGCGACCCTGCGTGCCGTACGTGACGTCGCCTGCGCTGCCGGGCCGGACGTAGTTCACGAGCCCCTCGGCCATGCCGAACACCTGCTGCAGCGCCGCGCCCAGCCGCTGCGGGACCTGCCGGGCGACGTCGGGAGCCAGGGGTGCGCCGCCCACCTGCACGACCCGCAGCGTGGACCCGGGCCGGGCGGGCGTGAACTGCGGGGCGCGCAGCCACAGCAGCAGCGCGCTGGGCACCAGCGCCACGTGCGTCACGCCGCAGCGCTCGATCAGGGCCGCGCACACGTCCGGGGCGGGGCCGGGCGCGGTGACGACCGTTCCCCCGGCGTGCAGCGTCCCGAACGCGCCGGGGGACGTGAGCGTGAAGTTGTGCGTGGCGGGCAGCGCCGCGAGGAACACCGTGTCCGGCGTCAGGCCGCACAGTTCGGCGCTGGCGCGGATGGAGTACAGGTAGTCGTCGTGCGTGCGCGGGATGAGTTTCGGCGTGCCGGTGCTTCCGC
Proteins encoded in this region:
- a CDS encoding (2,3-dihydroxybenzoyl)adenylate synthase; its protein translation is MTVPPAPSPEGLVTDAPITSEFTPWPPGLARAYRAAGYWRGEPFSAWLRALAGQFGPRPALLGHALGPGGQPGGWVTRTYADLDAAASGYAAALAARGLRAGDRVILHLPNSPDVFEVLLGLLRLGARPILALAAHRAAELTAFATQAHARALITGGHPDAQRAARAVQTAHPDTLVLTVGDPDAALPLTPADAAAWTEPAAQPGVSSQGAGDVALYQLSGGSTGTPKLIPRTHDDYLYSIRASAELCGLTPDTVFLAALPATHNFTLTSPGAFGTLHAGGTVVTAPGPAPDVCAALIERCGVTHVALVPSALLLWLRAPQFTPARPGSTLRVVQVGGAPLAPDVARQVPQRLGAALQQVFGMAEGLVNYVRPGSAGDVTYGTQGRPISPHDEILIVDDEDRPVPDGTPGHLLTRGPYTIRGYFRAPEHNARAFTPDGYYRTGDIVTRRPDGHLIVQGRHKDQINRGGEKIAAEEIEHALLGHPRVFQAALIGLPDPWLGERTCAVVQPRVDPDEHASQALPDACALTLELRRYLLEQGFAAFKLPDRVEVLPTLPRTPFGKVDKPALRARYAPTPALSPAQDQDLTDRSPA
- a CDS encoding isochorismatase family protein, giving the protein MIPRLPSYPMPTPDTLPAQRVPWAPDPARAALLVHDLQAYFLDFYDPAQPPIPDLLRAVADLTAHARTLGIPVVYTAQPGAQDPADRALLTDFWGPGLPDDPAVTRIHPLVAPQPGDTVLTKWRYSAFQRTPLREHLRGWGRDQLLICGVYANIGCLLSAADAFMQDVQPFLIADALADFSEAEHRRALEYGAARCAGITHTAALLALGGAAKAADGWTPARIRAEVAAALGVPAGDLRGDDDLLLLGLDSIRLMLLTEDWQRAGSRVTYADVAARPTLDALTDLLCAAGAR